GCCTCAGTTGAAGCAGGTAGCCTTTTTGGAGATCTATGCCAGGCGCAGGAACAGTTAAATGTATTTTCGCCTGAGCGAACAGCTTTCATCAATAATTTACTGCCAGACGGAAGCAAGATTGAGCGCATCGCTTCACCCGTGCAAAGCAAACATGCTTTGTTTGAACACGTAGTCGAACTTCGTCACAGCCGCCGTTTCACCGGTGATGCGGGAATTGGCCGGTTCAGCAGGGCACTCATTCAAAATAATGTGCCAGTGATACAGTCATTCCTTTCCCCGGGTGCCGGTGAGGAAGTGGTGATTGACCAGCAATACTCTGACAAAATATTTGAGCAATTCATAGCAGGATATGCTGCTTTCATCCAGGAAAAGGATATCCGCACGGCACTCAAAAAACTGAATGAACTAAGGGTACTCGTTGCAATCCGCGATGGGGCAACCGGGTTATCATCCATAAACCGCCGCATCGAAAAGTATTTGCAGGACAGAAAACTATTGCATATAACCGGCAGCTTTTATGAAAACAGGCCTATTATGCTCTCCAGCAATTATTACGAACACGGGCTCTTTAATGGTGATACAGGCATTATCCGAAAAGATGAAAATGGTGCTTTAGTAGCATGGTTCGAAGATGCAAACGGAGAACTGAAAAGCGTTTTTACCGGTTATCTGACACAGGCGGAAACTGCCTTTGCCATGACCATACACAAAAGCCAGGGATCCGAATTTACGGCCGTATTAGTCATCCTCCCGGCAAATGAAACACCCATCCTCACAAGGGAATTATTATATACCGCCGTCAGCCGTGCCCGCAAAAAAGTGTACGTTCAGGGCAGCGAAACAACCATCCTTCAGGCTGCTGCAAAATTTGTTGACAGAGGTTCTGGTATAAAAGCGAGAATGGCAGCAGAAGGAAATGATCATTAAAAAGCATTTATGGCATTATATCTAAAGGTGTCTAATTCCTTATTAAGCCTTGCCGAAGGATTGGTGAATGACCTTCAGGCGGCGCACTATAATGTATTTCAGCCTTACTATATCATTACACAGACCGAAGGTATGAACAACTGGTTGAAACACCAGCAGGCATACCAGGTGGGCATTGCGGCTAATGCCCGCTTCCTGAAGCCAAACGACCTCCTGTTCCAGCTATATGTGATAATGGGAGGCCCCAGTATAGATGCCATGTCCTCGCAACACCTGAGCTGGTTGATATTTAAACTACTGGGTGAAACGGAATTTATAACCCGCTACCCGGAGGTGGCTGCCTACTATGTAGATCATGGCGTTGAAACAGACCTGAAGAAGATGGTACTGGCAGAAAAAGTGGCGGATTTACTCGACCAATACCAGGTATACCGCCCTGAAATGATACAGGAATGGAACAAGGCAAATATGCAAACCCTCCAAACAGAAGAATGGCAGGAGTGGCTCTGGGTAAGAGTAAAAGAACTCTCCGGCAGCGTTTTACCCGACAAAACACTCATCGGAAATTATATTCTCGATACACTGGCCCATCATCCTGATAAACACGCTACGCTCGCTTCCCGGATGCCAGCCATCCACCTGTTTGGCTTATCAATTCTCACGGCATTCCACGTCCAGATACTTCAGGAAGTCGCTAAAATAACGGATGTTCATTTTCATATCCTCAATCCTGCACCCGGCTTTTTCTGGTTTGAAGACCGTAACGAAAAACAATTAGCCCGCTGGCGGGCAAAAGGGCTGCAGGACAAAGCTGATGCCGCTAATATAGGTAATGAACTACTCACGGGCTGGGGCAAGGTCATTCAAAACAGCTTCGGCCTGTTTTTCGCCAATGACAGCTTCCTCAATGCCTATGAAGAAATAGGCGTGGTAGAACCATCTATTGATTCACTTTTACATAAAATTCAGTATGATATATTCTTAGCATCCACTACTGATCAACGCATACGCTTATCCAAAGATGATCTGTCTGACGGCTCCGTCACCGTACAGGCTTGTTACACCGTGGCCAGAGAAGTAGAAGCGCTGTACAACTACCTGGTACACCTTTCCGATCAAAGAAAAGAAAAATTATCCTCCCGGGATATTGTGGTGATGGTCAGCGATATTGATGCC
This window of the Chitinophaga sancti genome carries:
- the recD gene encoding exodeoxyribonuclease V subunit alpha, whose translation is MKNIVTINDVHQQFADFFDIPGLKPFIYLLSKKLGEGHICLDLRKIDANQNDLPVSYTAPLNTASLKDCHLVGSGDVVNKPFVLYNDRLYFQRYFRYETNFIRYINAFLEAEKELLPDRSQALLEHQAQVNELFPGGAIPESSTDKVDWQLAAAISGVLNNFTIITGGPGTGKTTTVAKILSILYTIDPRLTVALAAPTGKAAARMAESLRNAAGQTNPETAKLFQALNPSTIHRLLKPMNDSPYFKHNENNPLNFDVVIVDECSMIDLALFSKLLSAIRPTSRLIMLGDKNQLASVEAGSLFGDLCQAQEQLNVFSPERTAFINNLLPDGSKIERIASPVQSKHALFEHVVELRHSRRFTGDAGIGRFSRALIQNNVPVIQSFLSPGAGEEVVIDQQYSDKIFEQFIAGYAAFIQEKDIRTALKKLNELRVLVAIRDGATGLSSINRRIEKYLQDRKLLHITGSFYENRPIMLSSNYYEHGLFNGDTGIIRKDENGALVAWFEDANGELKSVFTGYLTQAETAFAMTIHKSQGSEFTAVLVILPANETPILTRELLYTAVSRARKKVYVQGSETTILQAAAKFVDRGSGIKARMAAEGNDH